A window of the Streptomyces sp. NBC_00250 genome harbors these coding sequences:
- a CDS encoding TetR/AcrR family transcriptional regulator, with protein sequence MATPRSKAGTKGVPQHLRRQQMLEAATEEFGSRGYAAASLAAVAERVGVTKTLLHQYFGTKEDLYVACLAPVGDSLLDTIRTAMGEEGTTPHTPLRVLRGIFVALEGRREAWFVLYDRSLPPGGEAARTAAIYRTAIDALAADGTIELLRAAGSTDPMDADVLRHVWTDLVGTLVRWWVKHPEETPEAMTRRCARLFTVAAALTVDPAPPS encoded by the coding sequence CAGATGCTGGAAGCCGCCACGGAGGAGTTCGGAAGCCGCGGCTACGCAGCCGCCTCCCTGGCCGCCGTCGCGGAACGCGTCGGAGTCACCAAGACGCTGCTGCACCAGTACTTCGGCACCAAGGAAGACCTGTACGTCGCTTGCCTGGCGCCCGTCGGGGACAGCCTGCTCGACACGATCCGCACGGCCATGGGCGAGGAGGGAACGACCCCCCACACTCCCCTGCGGGTGCTCCGCGGCATCTTCGTCGCACTGGAGGGACGCCGGGAGGCGTGGTTCGTCCTCTACGACCGTTCCCTGCCGCCCGGCGGTGAGGCGGCCCGGACGGCGGCGATCTACCGGACGGCCATCGACGCGCTCGCGGCCGACGGCACCATCGAGCTGCTGCGCGCCGCCGGATCCACCGACCCCATGGACGCCGACGTGCTCCGCCACGTCTGGACGGACCTGGTCGGCACCCTCGTCCGCTGGTGGGTCAAGCATCCCGAGGAGACACCGGAGGCCATGACCCGGCGCTGCGCCCGCCTCTTCACCGTCGCCGCCGCACTCACGGTCGACCCCGCGCCCCCGAGCTGA